In Eriocheir sinensis breed Jianghai 21 chromosome 45, ASM2467909v1, whole genome shotgun sequence, the following proteins share a genomic window:
- the LOC126980700 gene encoding translocon-associated protein subunit gamma-like: MVTKGKLTKEEELLLQDFSRNVSKKSSIIFYFNALIVSAIPIWLFWRIHMMDPLSSAAIFALVTGIATYLVAFAYMNTKFVLKHKVAQKVEDAVTREVMRKLSDDKKMAKKEKDERVLWKKNEVAEAEATTFSLFYNNALFLMLVVVGSFLIFKSVTPAYNYVFSTLGAAGIIALFSTSTQ, encoded by the exons ATGGTGACCAAGGGGAAACTGACCAAGGAAGAGGAGCTCCTGCTGCAAGACTTCAGCAGAAATGTATCCAAGAAGAGCTCTATCATTTTCTACTTCAACGCCCTCATCGTATCTGCCATTCCCATCT GGCTGTTTTGGCGCATTCACATGATGGATCCCTTGTCCTCAGCCGCCATATTTGCACTTGTGACTGGCATCGCCACCTACCTTGTGGCGTTTGCCTACATGAATACCAAGTTTGTCTTGAAGCATAAG GTTGCCCAGAAGGTTGAAGATGCAGTGACCCGGGAAGTGATGCGCAAGCTGTCTGATGATAAAAAGATggccaagaaggagaaggatgaaag GGTGTTGTGGAAGAAGAATGAGGTGGCTGAAGCAGAGGCCAcaactttctccctcttttacaaCAATGCTCTGTTCCTTATGCTGGTTGTGGTGGGCTCCTTCCTGATCTTCAAGTCTGTGACCCCTGCGTACAACTATGTGTTCAGCACCCTAGGGGCTGCTGGCATCATTGCTCTCTTCTCCACCAGCACACAGTAG